A window of the Camelus ferus isolate YT-003-E chromosome 22, BCGSAC_Cfer_1.0, whole genome shotgun sequence genome harbors these coding sequences:
- the CLK4 gene encoding dual specificity protein kinase CLK4 isoform X3: protein MDGIHVAVKIVKNVGRYREAARSEIQVLEHLNSTDPSSVFRCVQMLEWFDHHGHVCIVFELLGLSTYDFIKENSFLPFQIDHIRQMAYQICQSINFLHHNKLTHTDLKPENILFVKSDYVVKYNSKMKRDERTLKNTDIKVVDFGSATYDDEHHSTLVSTRHYRAPEVILALGWSQPCDVWSIGCILIEYYLGFTVFQTHDSKEHLAMMERILGPIPTHMIQKTRKRKYFHHNQLDWDEHSSAGRYVRRRCKPLKEFMLCHDEEHEKLFDLVRRMLEYDPVQRITLDEALQHPFFDLLKKK from the exons at ggatGGCATACATGTAGCGGTGAAAATCGTAAAAAATGTGGGTCGTTACCGTGAAGCAGCTCGTTCAGAAATCCAAGTACTTGAGCACTTAAATAGTACTGACCCCAGTAGTGTCTT CCGCTGTGTCCAGATGCTAGAATGGTTTGATCATCACGGTCATGTTTGTATTGTGTTTGAACTGCTGGGACTTAGTACCTAtgatttcattaaagaaaatagcTTTCTCCCATTTCAAATTGACCACATCAGGCAAATGGCGTATCAGATCTGCCAGTCAATAAATT TTTTGCATCATAATAAATTAACCCATACAGATCTGAagcctgaaaatattttatttgtgaagTCTGACTATGTAGTCAAATATAATTCTAAAATG AAACGCGATGAACGCACACTGAAAAACACAGACATCAAAGTTGTTGACTTTGGAAGTGCAACATACGACGATGAGCATCACAGCACTCTGGTGTCTACGCGGCATTACAGAGCTCCAGAGGTCATCTTGG ctttaGGTTGGTCTCAGCCTTGTGATGTTTGGAGCATAGGTTGCATTCTAATTGAGTATTACCttggtttcacagtctttcag ACTCATGATAGCAAAGAGCACCTGGCAATGATGGAACGAATATTAGGACCCATACCAACACACATGATTCAGAAAACAAG AAAGCGCAAGTATTTCCATCATAACCAGCTAGATTGGGATGAACATAGTTCTGCTGGTAGATACGTTAGGAGACGCTGCAAACcattaaag GAATTTATGCTTTGTCATGATGAAGAACATGAGAAACTGTTTGACCTGGTTCGAAGAATGTTAGAATACGATCCAGTACAAAGAATTACCTTGGATGAAGCACTGCAGCATCCTTTCTTtgacttattaaaaaagaaatga